The Acidimicrobiales bacterium nucleotide sequence CACCAGTCGCGGCGCGAGCGCCTGGATCTCCTTCAGGTACCGGCTGCGCCACCGGGCCATCGTCCCGTGCACGGTCGCCACCTCGGGGTGCACGAACGGCGGCCGGACATCCATGTCGTGCCTCGGCCGCAACCCGAACTCCCGGACGCAGCGCTCGTGCACCTCGGTCCCCGGGTAGATGCGGACGGCGTTGAAGACGGGGTCGGCGGGCAGGTAGCCGAGCAGCTCGGTGGCTCGCAGGAACTCGAGGTTCTCGGCCAGCTCGGCCGTCGTCGTCCACGGGTCGAACATGATGAAGTCGAGGTCAAGGCGGATCCCGTTGGCCCGCAGCAGCTCGATGGCGGCGATGTTGTCGGCCACCGTCGTGCGCTTGCCCATGCGGGCGAGCACCGATTCGCTGCCCGACTCGATGCCGATCTCGAGGAACGTGCACCGGGGCGCGATGGCGGCGATCACGTCGGGGTTCGCCCTGACCTTGTCGGCGGTCGCCGTGGAGGACCACGTCACGTCCGGGCGCCAGGCCGCGAGCGCGGCGTCGAAGGCCCGGACCCGGCCGGCGTGGACGAAGAAGTTGGCGTCGAGGATGCCGACGTGGCCGAACGGGGCGGCCCGGTCGAGCGCTCGCAGCTCGTCCATCACGTGGTCGACCGACCGGAACCGCCACCGGGGGTTCATGACGATGATCGAGCAGAACGTGCACCGCTTCGGGCAGCCGCGGCTCGTCGACACGAACGCGGACGGCGCCGGGCCGGCGGCTCGGCGCCACTCCGTCGTGTCCCTGACGGGCTCGACGACGAAGTCGCGCGCCGGCGCAGGGAGGTCGTCGAGGGCGAGCGGCGGCGACAGCCCCGGGTTGCTGCGGACGCCGAGCACCGAGGTCCCGTGCGCCCGCCACGTGAGCGACGGCACCGACGCCAGGTCCGGCGCGCCCGAGGCCAGCTCCTCGGCCAGCGCCAGCATGGGCGCCTCGCCGTCGTTGCGCACGACGACGTCGACGGCCGGCTCGGCGGCGAGGAGCTCGGTGGCGCACGGGGTGGCGTGCGGCCCGCCGAGCACGACCGTCGTGCCCGGTCGGCGGGCCTTCACCCAGCGGGCGACCTCGATCGCGCTCCGGATCGTCTTCGTGTAGGCCGTGATCCCGACGACGTCGTGGTCGAGCAGGCCCGTCGTGGCGACGTCGTCCAGCCGGTCGACGGCGCAGAGGTCGAACAGGTCACAGCGGACGCCCGCGGCGCGGAGGTAGGCGGCGATCGAGCACAGCCCGAGCGGCGGCGGCCCCTGCTCGGCGGGGTCCGCACCCCGCACCGGGTCGGGCGGGTTGACCAGCGCGACGGAGACCCGGGCGCTCACGACGTGCGCTCGGCGGCTCGGCGGCCGACGGCCGGTCGGCGGCTACGCCTGGGCGGGCCCGGGTTCGTCGTCGGGCTCGTCGCGGATCGTCTTGCCGGTCGGCACGACGGGGTCGTCCACGATGCCCGGCTCCGGGGTCGTCGTGGGCGACGGGTCCACGCTCGGCTGCGGGTCCACGCTCGGCTGCGGGTCGACCGGGTCGGTCGTCGGCGGCGTCGGGTCGACGGGGTCGGTCGTCGGCGGGGTCGACGGCGTCGACGGCGTCGGGTCGTCGGGGTCGTCGGGCTCGTCGCGGATCGTCTTGCCGGTGGGGAGTACGGCGAGCTCGTCGAGCCCGGGCTCACCCTGCTGATCGGACATGTCCGCCCCCTTCGGTCGTCCCGGGCCGGGAGCGTAGCCGGTGCCTTCCGGGCCCGCAGGGGAGCGCGAGGGGTCGCCGCCCGTATGCTCTCGGTCAGCAGCGGCGTAACCG carries:
- a CDS encoding radical SAM protein, producing the protein MSARVSVALVNPPDPVRGADPAEQGPPPLGLCSIAAYLRAAGVRCDLFDLCAVDRLDDVATTGLLDHDVVGITAYTKTIRSAIEVARWVKARRPGTTVVLGGPHATPCATELLAAEPAVDVVVRNDGEAPMLALAEELASGAPDLASVPSLTWRAHGTSVLGVRSNPGLSPPLALDDLPAPARDFVVEPVRDTTEWRRAAGPAPSAFVSTSRGCPKRCTFCSIIVMNPRWRFRSVDHVMDELRALDRAAPFGHVGILDANFFVHAGRVRAFDAALAAWRPDVTWSSTATADKVRANPDVIAAIAPRCTFLEIGIESGSESVLARMGKRTTVADNIAAIELLRANGIRLDLDFIMFDPWTTTAELAENLEFLRATELLGYLPADPVFNAVRIYPGTEVHERCVREFGLRPRHDMDVRPPFVHPEVATVHGTMARWRSRYLKEIQALAPRLV